CTTTGAAATTGGAGTTGTATTTTATTGCAGTGATGTTAATCAACAGTACGAGCGTATTGTTAAACTAATACCAACAGAAAAAATGAAGAGCAAGCGCATGCACATTATCAATCAATGCTCTTTACGTGTCTACTGCTAGTACAGAATATCATGCAAAAACGACCGCCAATTTGTAAGTGAATTGGTGGGCGTTTTTAGCTGTGTTTTCTTGTTTTACGAGAGGAAACGGACCCGTAATAACGTGGAAAATTTTTTATTCAACATATCAAAAACGCGTTTTCTGTTTTTTAGTTGATAATTTAAAATTTATTGATAAAATAAAATTTATCAAAGGGATAAGAAAGTGCCTTCACAAGTAATTGATGCTTCTCGATGCGCGTAAACAAAAAATCAAAAATCAGAATGGAGGAAGTAAATTGAAATATGAAATGGTGTTAGAAAACGCAGCCCAGCTGCATGCTTTATCGCATCCGATAAGACAACGAATCCTGTCGGTCCTTTTGTACAAGGAATTAACGAATAAAGCCATTGCCGACTCCCTTGGAGAATCGCCGCCGAAAGTACATTTTCATGTCAGGGAATTGTTGAATGCAGGCATTATTCAACTTACGAAAGAAGAAGTAAACGGGTCGATTATAGAAAAATACTATACCGCTTCTGCACGGTCTTTTCGGCTTTCCCCTTCTTTAGAGCTGGCAAAGATTGATGAACATTTACTGTATGAGACCACCTTTCACGAAACGTATCGCATTCTGATAGAAAGTGTTGCTTACCACGAAGGCATTCTTCCGAACGCGCAAATCTTCCAACAAACGGGGCGGTTATCAAAACAGGAAATAGAGAAAATTGATAAACACCTCTCAGCCATAAACGAAATATTGACGGCTTCGGAAACGGAAAAACATAGAGATGGAGAGGACAAGACCTGCTACTCGCTTAGTTATTTCTTTCATCCAGCGCCTGCAATTAATACGAACAGAGATTCAAAGCTATGAATGTCCTGCCCAAGAACCATCTTCTTTCAGACAGGAACTTTTCTTATTTCTTCTTTGGCCAATCATTTTCCACTATCGGGGACGGGTTTCAACAGCTTGCCCTCATTTACCTGATATTTGATTTGGGAGGCGGGGCCAGTGAATTGGCGCTTTCCCAGTTCTTTTTAATCTTTCCTCGCATTTTGGTTTTGTTACTGGGAGGTGTTGCTGTTGATCGCCTGAACCCTAAACAGATTATTTGGATTTCAGATCTGTTCCGATTTGTGGTCATGACACTCTTGATTTTATTTTTATTGTTTGGTTCTTTGTCTTTTCAATTGCTTTATGTATTCCTTATCCTATCCAGCATAGCCAGCGGATTCTTTTACCCTGCGTTTAACGCAGTTGTGCCTTCTTTAGTGGAAGAAAAGAACTTGGACCAGGCGAATGCTTGGGTTCAATCAATCTCTCAGATGGCCATCTTCATCGGGCCTCCTCTTGCTGGTTTACTGGTTAGCAATTTCGGGATTACCGCAGGTTTCATTGTAAATGCGCTTTCGTATTTCGTCGCTGCAATTACGGGACTGACGGTTCAGATGAGCAGAGTTGTCTCGGACAAAATAAAAAGTTCGAGTATATGGAGAGATATTCAGGAAGGTTTTCGGCAAGTTTGGAAGGAACAATGGCTAAAAGTGGTACTGGTAGTGGATATGCTGGGAGGATTGGCCGTAGTGGGGCCACTTCAGATCACCTTGCCAGTATACTCGGAAAGGACATTGGATATAGACCCTGCTCAAATGGGTTTTATCGTGGCTGCGTTCGGCATTGGCTCTACTCTTGGAATGATCATTGCGGCTAAATTGAAAGCTGAACTCAAAACGATTCGTTCCTTCTTCCTGTTTGAAATAATGCAAGGAATGATGTTGTTTTTTGTGGCCATTCCTTCTTTATGGATGGTCATAGTAGCTTTAGCCATAGTAGGTGTGTTTAACGGCATATCAAGTGTAATCATTATTTCACGGATACAGTCGTTAGTCCCGAGAAATAGGCTTGGAAGAACAATGAGCATCGTCTCTCTCGCTTCGTTTGGCGCAGTCCCAATTTCTCAATTGTTAACAGGATGGCTATCCAACGTAATTCCGTTGCCTGTCGTGTTCATCATTGCCTCTATTTTGTTGATTCTCAGTGGGTTGATGGGCATGATGTTTTATACAAAGTCAAAAAGTGAAAGTGCCGTTATGTAAATGAAAACACTTCTGCATACTATTGTGATCGCTTGGGGTTTTAGCAGGAGTCATTTTTACTCAACAACTCGACCGTATTGCTAAAGATTTTTGAAAGTGCACTGCTACGATGAATGATTACTGAATGAAGAGAAAAGTGGAACGTCTTCGAGCATTACTCGACTAATCAGATAAGGAGTGAGTGCTCATGAAACAGAGTTCAAAATTTATGCATTGGAACGGCTTTACGAAAAAAGTGTTTTTATCAGTGGGTTCATTAGCTTTCAGTATCGTCATTTCTGGTTGTAGTGACCAAGCTACCGAGACGATTTCTGAAGACGTTAGCGAGGGTGAAGTTGAAGTGACTGAAGGTGTAGCCGAACCATCTGAGAGTCCTAAAAGTGACACCTCTGAAGCGGAAGCAGAAGAATACGTGGATATCTTCACCGTGACAGGAGAAATAGAACGGATTGAAGACGAGATGATTTATATCGCTCATGAAGAAAGTGCAAGCTGGACGATCCCTATGGAAGACACGGCTGATCTGGAAGTTGGTCAATTCGTCCATATTGAGGTCGCTGATCATACACCAGAAGATGACTGGGACCCGAGAGATTTTGAAGTTATGAGCTTAGAGGTTATTAGTGAAGCTGCGGATTTTGAATATATCCAGTACGATGGGAAAATCTTTTCTGAAGTTCCTGACAAGGAGATTTCAATAATTGAAAGCAGATTTGGCGAAAGACAGCTGTTGGGACAAATCACCGAACAGGCAAAAGGCAGTATAGGGATTCAAGATTTTTCGGCTAGTCACTTGCCAATCGGCACTAAGATTTACGCGCCTGTTTCTGAGGGAGATGAAGTAAGTACAATCGTTGCTGAGATGGAAGGCGCCGATGTGTTTTATCAGCTCGCTTTCGAAATGTAGATAAGTTTTTAATGGTTAGTAATAACACAAAGAGAAACTTGATGGATGTTAGACTTTAATCAACAGTTCGACAAAAAATGGCATAAGCGTTCCGAGAATAAAATAAAGTTAATTGGTTGCCACGAATGTAACATAAGTGCAGTTAAGTTACATTCAAATAAAGAAAACAAGTCGTTACTAAAAAAGTTAAAGCAAAGTTGTAAATTAAGGAGGGAAGGATCATGGATGAGTATATATTTGTAAAAAGCATCGTTGATGAATGGGATCCGATTGGTTTATTGAACCTTGGGTGTCCAGGGGACGAATATGACCCTGAAATTAGAGAAATTGTAGCGCTCTTGCCCCATGTAAAATCGGTTGATGAACTCGCATTAAGAATCCGACAAGTTCTCATAAAATGGTTTGAGGAGTATTTATCGATCGAAGTGTGCTATCCCGTAGCTTTGAAAATATGGGAAAGCCGTTAAAAAATCATAGTCTTCTTTTTCAGGAAGTCTGAACGTAACTTAATGGTAATTAAGTTATATTCACTTTCTTGAAAAATAAGGCTCTGTCAAAGGGCTATATTGACTTTTCTATTTAACTAACAGGCAGTTTTTAGTTGCAAGAATAGATTGAAATTCTAGTTAGCGTTCTTTTTTGACAGGAGGGAAAATTTTGTTTGGTAAATTTAGAAAGATCTTTAAGAAAGAACTGCTAGAACAAGAAAAAAATGATCTATATGTGTTCATTCCAGAAACTGAAATAAATGAAAAGTTAAAAAGAAATGTAGTTGAACTAGAGAGAGTAGCTGGAGAATTGGCTAAAAGTCTTCAAATTAAATATGTGAAAGAATTTGAAAATCAAGGAAAATTAAACCTAAGGATTTGGGTGTCTAGGGACATTGATGGAGATGAAGAAGAAGACTTAACTTCAGAACGTTGTTTAGAAAAAGAATACCGATCTCAAATAGCAATAGATTATGATGGCCCAAAATACGATGATGATTTTTATGCTCGTACATTTGGGTTATGGTATTACTTTGGCGGATATTTTAAAGGTTCAGGAACATTATATGATTTAACTAAAAATGATTTGGAAGCTGATATTGAAGAGATCTTGAAAAATTTACTTAAGAAATAATATCAACTAGTTCCTATTCAACTAATAGGAGCGTTAAATTAACAAGAGAATCAACAGCAATATTTAACAGAGACAAAAATGAAGGTGACATAAATTCTGGTTGTTAATTGTATTATAATTTTGTACTTCAACTCGCGGTAGAATCAAAATTAAATAGCTTTTAAATTCAATCTTTGAATGTAACTTAATATCAAGTAAGTTACATTGATTATCCTCATTCCATGCGCTCCATCAGAAAACCCATCGAAGCAAGTTTCCTTAGAAGAAATGATACATTTAAAAGGCTGCGCTATAAGCTTGTAAGCTCCAACATAAAAAAGATCTAGGTTTACATATCTGGACTTATCAGAAGTGAAATATTGAGCAAAATTAACAGTGGCACAGATGGCTTAATTCAAGCTGCCTGTGCTTTTTAAATGAAGGCTATGTTAAATGACTCTGTTGATATTAAAGTTTAAACGATGTAATAGTGTGATGCGGTCTCACTCTAATTATAAAAACGGCTTCATCAGAAGCCATTTTTTGTGCGCATTATTCGCTTTGTTCGATGTTTTCTAGCGCTCCCTCTATTTTCTCCAATAAACTATCATTCGTTTTGAAAGGGATGACCAAAACAATCGTTTTTTCGGTAACAGTCCATAAAGGGGAAGCGGGCATATCGGCCATCTCAATCTGATCCATTAGCTCGGCGAACCCCTTTTCTTTCTTTTCACTTGTAGAAAAGCTGAAAATATCGACTACACCTTCGTCAAAAACATAAACTGTCTTCATACTATTATCCACTTCAAAACCTTCTGTTCCCTCAGATTTTGTCAGGACAATTCCTTCCTCTTCAAATAGTTGAATAATTTGATTTAAATCAGGAACTTCAGCTGGGGAACAAGCGCTTAAAAGTAGAATGGAACACACAAAAAGAAATAATTTCATTCTAGTCATTCCTCCCAGTTCAAATGATTGATTCACCTTAAGATAACCCTGCTAAGGGTATAAGTTCTGAAATTCTTCTGAACGGTTAGCTTAAATCATCACTACATTTTGGTTAGTCCACTACCGCTTTATGCGACATTGTGAATGAATACTGGTCTCTCAATCATTCTTCGTAAAAGATCGCATGTTGGTTTAGACGGTTGTATAGACTTGAAGTTACATACTTGTAAATTCTAACCTCTATGGTAAGATCGCTTTCATAAATATTTCTTGAATACCTATTCTTGAACTGCTGATTCTTGTAATGAGCACGTCTTCGAGGAGTAATTATTAATCGAGGACGAGGAATTTCGACAGTCTTACGGTATCATACGTTTCTTTCATAGAGAACAAACAACTCTCAACCATCATTTTTGAGACGGTGTTCGAATTATTTCGATATCTGATGGAATCCAGGAAGCGGAACCAACTTAAATAATGGTCGAGGTACTTCGTGGCGACTCCATTGAAACGCTCCATCCACTTTTTCAGGCGGCTGTGGTAACTGTTTACATTCTGAATATGATACAGACCCTTCACCCGTTCCTTACTATCTGACTTGAACGCATAGTGGCCCATCCCTTTTTCTTTCGCATAGCTTTTGAAGGCGCGCCACGCATCGGTGCATAGGACATTTGTGGAAGACAACTTGGCGCCGATTGCCTGGTCGAGCCGTGTTTTCACGATTCGTCCCTGACCGATGATTCGTGAGTAGGTGGTCTTCTGGCGGTCTCTAGCCACGAGGACGCACACCTGTTCATGGCTAATGCCACGAAATTGGGAGGAACCGCCTCGTTTACGGGGTTTCCGACCTTGAATCCCGCGCCTGCCTTTTTCCGAGTACAGGAAATAGGTCTCGTCCATTTCGACGATCCCTGCGAATTTTTCGAAATCCATCTGCTTAAGGGCAGACAGGACCTTGTGGCGCCAGTAAAACAGGGTGACATGGTGGAGTTCCAGCTTCTCCGCCGCTTTGCGGAGGGAATCGCCATCGATCATGCAGCGGATAAAGCCAAGCCATTTATCGGGCTTATGGGTACGGTAGAGAGGGGTGTTAGTGGTGTCAGTGAAGGTTTTACGGCAATCTTTGCAGCGATAGCGCTGGCGCTCGGTCTTTTTCAATCCTACTTTTACGACATACTTGCCGAATCGGACAGAATTGTGGGAATGGCAATGCGGGCAGGTATATCCGTCTTTGTGCTTCAAGTCGCGGAGTTCATTGATTACGGGTTCCTGCGGTGACGATGGGGCAACGATTAATGTCAGGCGCTGCAACAGATCTTGTTTGTCTGCATAGGATAGTTTTTTGAATGCCTGTATGAAGTCGTTCAGCGCCATGCCATTTACCCACTCTCATGATTTTGCATTTATTATAGAACAAACGTTCCTTCAGTTCAATGGATGCCAAAAAAATCAACAGCGTTATTTAACATAGCCTAAATGAAAAGAACCTTGCCAAGGTTCAGCTTAGAAATAAACCGTTACCCAAATAAGCATTGTTGGACTTGACCATGTACCAACGTACATGGTTTAGAGTGGAGGTGAGGTGAAATGGGAATGGTGAGATACAAAATCGGAGAACTGGCCGACGCCTGTGGGATTAACAGGGAGACCATCCGGTATTATGAACGGAAAAATCTGCTGCAGCAGCCGGAAAAGAACGATTCCGGCTACCGGATCTATTCGGAACAAACGGTAAAACGGATTGGGTTCATCAAACGCTTGCAGGAGCTTGGCTTTTCGTTAAGTGAAATTCATCGGTTACTGGGTGTCGTCGACAAAGACGCTGTGCGATGTGCCGACATGTATGAGTTTGTCGCTGAAAAAGAAGAGGAAGTACAGAAACAGATTGCTGACCTACAGCGCGTGGCGTTCATCCTACATGACTTGAAATGACGCTGTCCCGATGAAAAGGAACTGCATGCGTGCCCGGTGATCGATAGTCTCATGGTCGGGGAAGAGAAGACGATTAGGGGCTAGTTGCCTGACTGTTGTTGACACGGAAATCCAATCGATTCGATTCAAAACAGAAAGGAGTTTAAAGCATGACGAACGGTAAAATCAACGTAACACTCCAGGTGAGCGGCATGACCTGTACAGACTGTGAGAACCAGGTGACGGACGCACTGGAAAGCCAGGGAGCGGAAAATGCAAAAGCCGATTTCCGCCGCGGGCAGGCGACGTTTAGAATCGAGGAAGATCGCTTGAAAGCTGCAAAACAGGCCATCGATGAAGCCGGCTATGTCGCGGGGGAAGCGGAGGTCGAAACCGGTGAACCGACAGCATTTTCCGGCAATCCCTCCGCTGACTATGATCTGCTCATCATCGGTTCAGGCGGGGCCGCCTTTTCTGCCGCCATCAAAGCAGTGGAGAAAGGGGCGAACGTGGCGATGGTCGAACGGGGGACCATCGGCGGAACTTGCGTCAATATCGGCTGTGTGCCCTCCAAGACCTTGCTTCGCGCCGGAGAGATCAATCACCTGGCTGACCAGCACCCGTTTGCCGGACTGGATACACAAGCAGGGCAGGTGGATCTCGCAGCGTTGACCAGCCAGAAAGACGAACTCGTCGAAGGGATGAGACAGCAGAAGTACATTGATCTTATCGATGACTACGGTTTCGACCTGATCCGGGGAGAGGCCGCCTTCGTGGATGAGCGGACGGTTGAAGTGAACGGACAACAGTACACCGCTGGCAAGTTCCTGGTCTCGACGGGCGCCGCGCCATTCGTTCCGCCGATTCCCGGACTGAAAGATGTGGACTTCCTGACCAGCACGACAGCCTTGGAGTTGATGGAAGTGCCGGGGAAACTGGCCGTCATCGGTTCCGGCTACATCGCCATGGAACTGGGCCAGCTGTTCCGTAACCTGGGATCGGACGTGACGCTGATGCAGCGCAGCGACCGGCTCCTGAAGGAATACGATCCGGAAATTTCCGAAGCGGTGGATAAAGCCCTGACGAAACAGGGGCTGAATTTCATGACCGGCGTCACGTACAAGAAAGTGGAACAGGATGGAGAAACGAAGAAGGTCTACCTTGAAGTGAATGGGGAAGAGCGGATCATTGAAGCCGATCAGGTACTGGTCGCAGCGGGCCGACGGCCGAACACAGAGACGCTCAACCTAACGGCAGCCGGTGTGGAAACCGGCAAAAGAGGAGAAATCGTAGTTGATGACTATCTGCAGACGAGCAGTCCGACTGTCTACGCGGCCGGGGATGTGACACTCGGCCCTCAGTTTGTCTATGTCGCCGCCTACGAAGGTGGTGTCGTGGTTGAAAATGCCTTGGATTCGGCCACTAAGAAAGTGGATCTGCGTTTTGTGCCGGGTGTGACGTTCACGAATCCGTCCATCGCGACTGTCGGGCTGACGGAACAGCAGGCGAGGAACCGGGGAATCGACGTGAAGACATCGGTCCTGCCGCTTGAAAACGTGCCGAGAGCGCTCGTGAACCACAAAACGAACGGCGTCTTCAAACTCATCGTCGATAACGGATCGCAGAAAATCATCGGGGCCCATGTGGTAGCTGAGAACGCCGGGGATGTGATTTACGGCGCAACACTCGCGGTGCAGTTCGGGCTGACGGCAGATGACCTGAAGAATTCCATGGCGCCATATCTGACGATGGCTGAAGGGCTGAAACTGGCCGCCATCACCCTTGATAAAAACGTAAACAAGTTATCCTGCTGCGCAGGATGAGCTTGTTGTCAAAAAGGCAACCCATTTTATGGACTTCAATATATCAGAGAATAAAGAATGGACCTCCAATTTACTTTGGAGGTCCATCTTTATTACCTTAGATGTGATTTATGAAGCTGATTGACCTAGTCCTGCTTTCTTCAAAGAATCCATATCGATGCCGGTGTTTTTGCAGCAGTCCACCAGTTCACCGTTGATTGCCACAGCCGGAATCGTCTGAACGCCATATGTTTTCGCTTTTTCTTGGCACTCATTCGTGTCACAGCCCTTATTCAAGTCATAAACCACCACTTCGCAGTTCTCGCAAGCCAAATCTTTTACTTGCTTCACCGTGTCGTCACATAAATAACAGCCTGCAGTAAAAACTTCAACGAGTCTCTTTGCCATTTCTACTTCACTCCTTCAAGTTGTTGGATGATCGGGCAATCAGCTTTTGCAGCTTGCGCACGAGGACAGTTGATGGCCAGTTCTTCCAGCAGTTTTTTCATGCTTTTCAGCTCCTGGATCTTCTTTTCCACTTCGTGCACCTTGTCCATCGTGAAATGATATAGTTCCTCTGGATAAAAGGTGGAATTCCGGGAAACGGCCAGCAGTTTTTTAATCTCTTCCAGACTGAACCCCAATCTCTTTGCCCGTTTAATGAATTGAAGATCTCCGATGACATCAACAAGGAAATCTCGATAGCCGGAACCGGTTCGAGGAGGTGCTGAAATCAGGCCGTACTTTTCATAGTAACGAATCGTCTCAATGCTCACTCTGGACGCTTTGGCGATTTCCCCAATTTTCATACCTTTTCCCCTCCTCTTGTATAGAGCATAAACCCTGTTGCAGACTACAGGGTCAAGTGATTTAATATATGTTCCTAGTAATGACAGAGAACAAAATGCTTAATTTAGCGAATGTAGCTCGATAACAAGGTTATGGTTTAACGCCTTTACATGCCCTGAATGTATTGAAACAAATTTAACAGAGGCAGAATAATTCTGCAAATGCGAGCTGAAGTTGTCTCAGATCCATCCATCTAGAACTTGAGCAGGAAAAACGCAGCACGCATCAATCGATTATGCGGTTTCTAGAAATCAATAATATGAAATTGACCGCCAACTCTTAATGCCCGATGAACTTCCTCGAACGTTTTCTTTTTCATTTCCAGCGTTAAGCGAAAAATAAATAAGCTCATAAAGATATGGTGAAACAAATCACCGGAAAAGGGAAGCTGATCAGAAAAACCTTCTTCAAAATCGACATGAGTAACGGGGTTTTCTCTTGTTTTTTCTTTGGCGATTAATTAAGGAGTCAGAACCTGCCTCAATCCCGAATAAGTTGCATATCTGGTTGTGTTTACTGGATTAAAAGTGCAAGTATCCCTGTACCACGACCTAAACCCATTACCATTTCATTTGGTTGAAGGGCTGCTTGCTTAGCCTTTAGGCTTTCTCTGCTTAAAACTAAAAAACAGGTGTACCATTCGTACACCTGCCGCTATAATCAGTGGAAATATTTTTTATACCAAACCAGGAACATGAAAATCGTCCAGATCTTTCTGGCGTTGTTTGCTTTCTGTTCATAATGGTCCTGCAGCAGTTCTATGATTTTTTTCTGATCAAAAAATTCGGCTGCAGCTGCACTGTTGAAGGCTTCCTTGATTTGTGTGTAATATTTTTCTTCACGGATCCAGTGACGGATCGGCACTGGAAACCCGATTTTTTTGCGATTGGCCGACTCTTTCGGAAGCGCACGTCCGGCTGCCAGGCGGAAAGCATATTTCGTGTCAATGTCATTGATTCGGTAATGAGATGGCACTTTCGCTGCTATATCCATGACTTCCCGGTCCAGAAACGGCACCCGCAACTCGAGGGAATGGGCCATACTCATTTTATCCGCTTTCAGTAAAATATCATCTACAAGCCAGAGATGAAGGTCGAGGTATTGCATTTTCGTGATATCATCTTCCTGTTTCACTTCTTCATAGTACGGACGAACGATTTCTTTCACGGATGGCCCTTTTTTGTAAGGAGTCTTCAGAAGCGAGGCTGCTTCCCGTTCCTGAAAGATTTTTGCCTGACCGATGAACCAATCCTCCACGGGACGCCCGCCTTTCACCATCAGATTCTTCCCCCGCACTTCCGGCAACATCTGAGCGAAACTGCCGAGCGGCTTGCGGAAAAGTGCCGGTAGCTGTTTATACTTTTTCAGCGCAGGGGTTGTATCATACTCTGCGTAACCGCCGAATAATTCATCCGCCCCTTCTCCCGACAGCACAACCGTTACGTCTTTTCTTGCTAATCCGGCCAGAAAGTAAAGCGGAACAATCGACGGATTGGAATGCGGTTCATCCATCATATACTGGATCTCGTCCAGTTTTTCAAAGCAGGCATCTGAATCCAGCACTTCACTGACATTTTCGATTCCTAATTCATCGGAAAGCGCTTTTGCATTATCGATTTCCGAAAAGTTCCGGTCACTGAATCCGACTGTAAAGGTTTTATTCGGCCGGAGAACAGAAGCGACATAACTGGAATCGACCCCGCTGGACAAGAATGAACCGACCTTCACATCGCTGATCCGGTGCGCTTCGATCGATTGCCGGACAACTTGATCGATTTCTTCTACAAGCTCTTCGAGCGGCTGTGTCTCCGGCTGGAATTCTGGTGACCAGTAACGCTGGATCGACAATTCCCCGTTCTCATAGGTCATGGAATGGGCAGCCGGCAGCTTGAATACCCCTTTGAAGAACGTCTCATTCAGCACTGGAAATTGGAACGTTAAATAAGGCTTCAGTGCTTGTTCATTCAGTTCTTTCACAAAA
Above is a genomic segment from Planococcus lenghuensis containing:
- a CDS encoding class I SAM-dependent methyltransferase, whose product is MAKEKTRENPVTHVDFEEGFSDQLPFSGDLFHHIFMSLFIFRLTLEMKKKTFEEVHRALRVGGQFHIIDF
- a CDS encoding MFS transporter, which translates into the protein MNVLPKNHLLSDRNFSYFFFGQSFSTIGDGFQQLALIYLIFDLGGGASELALSQFFLIFPRILVLLLGGVAVDRLNPKQIIWISDLFRFVVMTLLILFLLFGSLSFQLLYVFLILSSIASGFFYPAFNAVVPSLVEEKNLDQANAWVQSISQMAIFIGPPLAGLLVSNFGITAGFIVNALSYFVAAITGLTVQMSRVVSDKIKSSSIWRDIQEGFRQVWKEQWLKVVLVVDMLGGLAVVGPLQITLPVYSERTLDIDPAQMGFIVAAFGIGSTLGMIIAAKLKAELKTIRSFFLFEIMQGMMLFFVAIPSLWMVIVALAIVGVFNGISSVIIISRIQSLVPRNRLGRTMSIVSLASFGAVPISQLLTGWLSNVIPLPVVFIIASILLILSGLMGMMFYTKSKSESAVM
- the merA gene encoding mercury(II) reductase; this translates as MTNGKINVTLQVSGMTCTDCENQVTDALESQGAENAKADFRRGQATFRIEEDRLKAAKQAIDEAGYVAGEAEVETGEPTAFSGNPSADYDLLIIGSGGAAFSAAIKAVEKGANVAMVERGTIGGTCVNIGCVPSKTLLRAGEINHLADQHPFAGLDTQAGQVDLAALTSQKDELVEGMRQQKYIDLIDDYGFDLIRGEAAFVDERTVEVNGQQYTAGKFLVSTGAAPFVPPIPGLKDVDFLTSTTALELMEVPGKLAVIGSGYIAMELGQLFRNLGSDVTLMQRSDRLLKEYDPEISEAVDKALTKQGLNFMTGVTYKKVEQDGETKKVYLEVNGEERIIEADQVLVAAGRRPNTETLNLTAAGVETGKRGEIVVDDYLQTSSPTVYAAGDVTLGPQFVYVAAYEGGVVVENALDSATKKVDLRFVPGVTFTNPSIATVGLTEQQARNRGIDVKTSVLPLENVPRALVNHKTNGVFKLIVDNGSQKIIGAHVVAENAGDVIYGATLAVQFGLTADDLKNSMAPYLTMAEGLKLAAITLDKNVNKLSCCAG
- a CDS encoding DUF1871 family protein, which codes for MDEYIFVKSIVDEWDPIGLLNLGCPGDEYDPEIREIVALLPHVKSVDELALRIRQVLIKWFEEYLSIEVCYPVALKIWESR
- a CDS encoding IS1595 family transposase — encoded protein: MALNDFIQAFKKLSYADKQDLLQRLTLIVAPSSPQEPVINELRDLKHKDGYTCPHCHSHNSVRFGKYVVKVGLKKTERQRYRCKDCRKTFTDTTNTPLYRTHKPDKWLGFIRCMIDGDSLRKAAEKLELHHVTLFYWRHKVLSALKQMDFEKFAGIVEMDETYFLYSEKGRRGIQGRKPRKRGGSSQFRGISHEQVCVLVARDRQKTTYSRIIGQGRIVKTRLDQAIGAKLSSTNVLCTDAWRAFKSYAKEKGMGHYAFKSDSKERVKGLYHIQNVNSYHSRLKKWMERFNGVATKYLDHYLSWFRFLDSIRYRNNSNTVSKMMVESCLFSMKETYDTVRLSKFLVLD
- a CDS encoding thioredoxin family protein; translated protein: MAKRLVEVFTAGCYLCDDTVKQVKDLACENCEVVVYDLNKGCDTNECQEKAKTYGVQTIPAVAINGELVDCCKNTGIDMDSLKKAGLGQSAS
- the asnB gene encoding asparagine synthase (glutamine-hydrolyzing), producing MCGFTGFIGKAKNTPAVLEQMMDRIIHRGPDSSGTFIEGEAALGFRRLSIIDLEAGHQPLYNEDESSVLIFNGEIYNFMQLREELIAKGHTFATHTDSEVLIHGYEEYGEELVKKLRGMFAFVIWDRKEKKLFAARDMFGIKPFYYAQMNGTLLFGSEIKSFLPHPHFVKELNEQALKPYLTFQFPVLNETFFKGVFKLPAAHSMTYENGELSIQRYWSPEFQPETQPLEELVEEIDQVVRQSIEAHRISDVKVGSFLSSGVDSSYVASVLRPNKTFTVGFSDRNFSEIDNAKALSDELGIENVSEVLDSDACFEKLDEIQYMMDEPHSNPSIVPLYFLAGLARKDVTVVLSGEGADELFGGYAEYDTTPALKKYKQLPALFRKPLGSFAQMLPEVRGKNLMVKGGRPVEDWFIGQAKIFQEREAASLLKTPYKKGPSVKEIVRPYYEEVKQEDDITKMQYLDLHLWLVDDILLKADKMSMAHSLELRVPFLDREVMDIAAKVPSHYRINDIDTKYAFRLAAGRALPKESANRKKIGFPVPIRHWIREEKYYTQIKEAFNSAAAAEFFDQKKIIELLQDHYEQKANNARKIWTIFMFLVWYKKYFH
- a CDS encoding heavy metal-responsive transcriptional regulator, producing the protein MKIGEIAKASRVSIETIRYYEKYGLISAPPRTGSGYRDFLVDVIGDLQFIKRAKRLGFSLEEIKKLLAVSRNSTFYPEELYHFTMDKVHEVEKKIQELKSMKKLLEELAINCPRAQAAKADCPIIQQLEGVK
- a CDS encoding winged helix-turn-helix domain-containing protein, which produces MKYEMVLENAAQLHALSHPIRQRILSVLLYKELTNKAIADSLGESPPKVHFHVRELLNAGIIQLTKEEVNGSIIEKYYTASARSFRLSPSLELAKIDEHLLYETTFHETYRILIESVAYHEGILPNAQIFQQTGRLSKQEIEKIDKHLSAINEILTASETEKHRDGEDKTCYSLSYFFHPAPAINTNRDSKL